One genomic window of Eggerthella timonensis includes the following:
- the gpmI gene encoding 2,3-bisphosphoglycerate-independent phosphoglycerate mutase, with protein MSQEPNAGAQAPAPADGLVLPACLVIMDGFGLAEPGPGNAVSQASTPCLDEVFATRPWTKLEASGEAVGLPEGQMGNSEVGHLNIGAGRVVFQELTRINRACADGSLAANPVLNDAFAAAARPGAALHLMGLLSDGGVHSMNEHLYALARAAKAAGVGHIVVHCFMDGRDVPPKSGAGYLEELEAVLAELADDACAAEIASISGRYYAMDRDNRWERVEQAWRAVVDAEPCADATSAEVMAASYAEGVTDEFVVPTALSSRGVREGDAVVFFNFRPDRAREITRALVDPAFAGFDRGAYPQVSFVCLTEYDPEIPASVAYPKEFPDDVLADVLAEAGLRQYHIAETEKYAHVTFFLNGGREEPKAGEERALIPSPKVATYDLQPEMSEPDVAATLAAAIDADEADVYIVNFANPDMVGHTGVIPAAVAAVEAVDAGVSQVLAALERKGGVALITADHGNADKMLSQDGSPFTAHTTAPVPLALVDFAGTGRTLDGRQGALCDIAPTLLELVGLEAPAAMTGKSLLA; from the coding sequence ATGTCGCAGGAGCCGAACGCGGGGGCGCAGGCCCCCGCGCCCGCGGACGGCCTCGTGCTGCCCGCGTGCCTCGTCATCATGGACGGCTTCGGCCTGGCCGAGCCGGGCCCGGGCAACGCCGTATCCCAGGCGAGCACGCCGTGCCTCGACGAGGTGTTCGCCACCCGCCCGTGGACGAAGCTCGAAGCGTCGGGCGAGGCCGTGGGCCTACCCGAGGGGCAGATGGGCAACTCCGAGGTAGGGCACCTCAACATCGGTGCGGGCCGCGTGGTGTTCCAGGAGCTCACCCGCATCAACCGCGCTTGCGCCGACGGCTCGCTGGCCGCGAACCCCGTGCTGAACGACGCGTTCGCGGCGGCTGCGCGGCCGGGCGCGGCGCTGCACCTCATGGGGCTTCTGTCCGACGGCGGCGTCCATTCGATGAACGAGCACCTCTACGCGCTCGCGCGTGCTGCGAAGGCGGCCGGCGTGGGGCACATTGTGGTGCACTGCTTCATGGACGGGCGCGACGTGCCGCCGAAGAGCGGCGCGGGCTACCTCGAGGAGCTCGAGGCCGTGCTGGCCGAACTGGCTGACGACGCGTGCGCCGCCGAGATAGCCAGCATCTCGGGGCGCTACTACGCCATGGACCGCGACAACCGCTGGGAGCGCGTCGAGCAGGCGTGGCGCGCCGTCGTGGACGCCGAGCCGTGCGCGGACGCGACGAGCGCCGAGGTGATGGCGGCCTCCTACGCCGAGGGCGTCACCGACGAGTTCGTCGTGCCCACGGCGCTCTCGAGCCGCGGGGTGCGCGAGGGCGACGCGGTCGTGTTCTTCAACTTCCGGCCCGACCGCGCCCGCGAGATCACGCGCGCGCTGGTGGACCCGGCGTTCGCCGGCTTTGATCGCGGCGCGTACCCGCAGGTGAGCTTCGTGTGCCTGACCGAGTACGATCCCGAGATCCCCGCTTCGGTGGCGTATCCCAAGGAGTTCCCCGACGACGTGCTGGCCGACGTGCTGGCCGAAGCGGGCCTGCGCCAGTACCATATCGCCGAGACGGAGAAGTACGCCCACGTGACGTTCTTCCTGAACGGCGGCCGCGAGGAGCCGAAGGCGGGCGAGGAGCGCGCGCTCATTCCCAGCCCCAAGGTGGCCACCTACGACCTGCAGCCCGAGATGAGCGAGCCCGACGTGGCCGCCACGCTGGCTGCGGCCATCGACGCCGATGAGGCCGACGTCTACATCGTGAACTTCGCGAACCCCGACATGGTGGGCCACACCGGCGTCATCCCGGCTGCCGTCGCTGCCGTGGAAGCGGTGGACGCGGGCGTGTCCCAGGTGCTCGCGGCGCTCGAGCGCAAGGGCGGCGTGGCGCTGATCACGGCCGACCACGGCAACGCCGACAAGATGCTCAGCCAGGACGGCTCGCCGTTCACGGCCCATACCACGGCGCCCGTCCCGCTCGCGCTCGTGGACTTCGCGGGCACGGGCCGCACGCTCGACGGCCGCCAGGGCGCGCTCTGCGACATCGCGCCCACGCTGCTCGAGCTCGTGGGCCTCGAAGCCCCCGCCGCCATGACGGGCAAGAGCCTGCTGGCGTAA
- the tpiA gene encoding triose-phosphate isomerase: protein MARKPMMAGNWKMNNTIAEAVVLTQEISNQYDKETWGEDVDIVICPPYVDLKPAKTVLDFDKTKVAVNAQNVYWEPSGAYTGEISVPMIKEIGCAGSIVGHSERRELFGETNEDVNRKVKALVEGGLYAIVCVGESLAVRDEGTTVEYVTAQVRAAFAGVDALDAQRCVVAYEPIWAIGTGRTATPEQAEAVCAAIRATLAELYGPAVSEEMRVLYGGSMNPGNVEGLMAQPNIDGGLIGGASLKADSFVQLIKACL, encoded by the coding sequence ATGGCGCGCAAACCCATGATGGCGGGCAACTGGAAGATGAACAACACCATCGCCGAGGCCGTGGTGCTCACGCAGGAGATATCCAACCAGTACGACAAGGAGACCTGGGGCGAGGACGTGGACATCGTCATCTGCCCGCCCTACGTCGACCTCAAGCCGGCCAAGACCGTGCTCGACTTCGACAAGACGAAGGTGGCCGTGAACGCCCAGAACGTGTACTGGGAGCCCTCGGGAGCCTACACCGGCGAGATATCGGTGCCCATGATCAAGGAGATCGGCTGCGCGGGCAGCATCGTGGGCCACTCCGAGCGCCGCGAGCTGTTCGGCGAGACGAACGAGGACGTCAACCGCAAGGTGAAGGCGCTCGTCGAGGGCGGACTGTACGCCATCGTGTGCGTGGGCGAGTCGCTAGCCGTGCGCGACGAAGGCACCACCGTGGAGTACGTCACGGCGCAGGTGCGCGCGGCGTTCGCCGGCGTGGACGCCCTGGACGCGCAGCGCTGCGTGGTGGCCTACGAGCCCATCTGGGCCATCGGCACGGGTCGCACGGCCACGCCCGAGCAGGCCGAGGCCGTGTGCGCCGCCATCCGCGCCACGCTGGCCGAGCTGTACGGCCCTGCCGTCTCCGAGGAGATGCGCGTGCTGTACGGCGGATCCATGAACCCGGGCAACGTCGAGGGCCTCATGGCGCAGCCGAACATCGACGGCGGCCTCATCGGGGGTGCCAGCCTCAAGGCCGACTCGTTCGTCCAGCTGATCAAGGCGTGCCTGTAA
- a CDS encoding phosphoglycerate kinase — MADIKTIDELDAHGLRALVRVDFNVPVKDGVVTDDTRIRAALPTIEKLVAQGARVVLMSHLGRPAGEGFEEAFSLRPAAQKLSELLGKPVVFATDTVGDDARAKAASLRNGDVLVLENLRFDKREKKNDLAFCEELAALGDVYVNDAFGTAHRAHASTAGVAALLPAYAGYLMQREVGTLSGMLEEPRRPFTAILGGSKVSDKIKVIDALMDKCDTLIIGGGMCFTFLLAQGKAVGTSLKEEEWVERAAAMIAKAEECGVKLLLPVDVVCADRFAEDAETLTVSVDDIPGDMMGLDIGPETAKLYADAVAEAQTVFWNGPMGVFEMAAFEAGTKAVADAVAANADADTIIGGGDSVAAVNKFDLADRMTFISTGGGASMELVQGEALPGVEALRK, encoded by the coding sequence ATGGCCGACATCAAAACCATCGACGAGCTGGACGCGCACGGTTTGCGCGCGCTCGTGCGCGTCGACTTCAACGTGCCGGTGAAAGACGGCGTCGTCACCGACGACACGCGCATCCGCGCCGCGCTGCCCACCATCGAGAAGCTCGTCGCGCAGGGTGCGCGCGTCGTGCTCATGAGCCATCTCGGCCGCCCGGCGGGCGAGGGCTTCGAAGAGGCGTTCTCGCTGCGCCCCGCCGCCCAGAAGCTCTCGGAGCTGCTGGGCAAGCCCGTCGTGTTCGCAACCGACACGGTGGGCGACGACGCGCGCGCGAAGGCCGCGTCGCTGCGCAACGGCGACGTGCTCGTGCTGGAGAACCTGCGCTTCGACAAGCGCGAGAAGAAGAACGACCTCGCGTTCTGCGAGGAGCTGGCCGCGCTCGGCGACGTGTACGTCAACGACGCGTTCGGCACCGCGCACCGCGCCCATGCCTCCACGGCCGGCGTCGCGGCGCTGCTGCCGGCGTACGCGGGCTACCTCATGCAGCGCGAGGTGGGCACGCTCTCGGGCATGCTCGAGGAGCCGCGCCGTCCCTTCACCGCCATCCTCGGCGGCTCGAAGGTGTCCGACAAGATCAAAGTCATCGACGCGCTCATGGACAAGTGCGACACGCTCATCATCGGCGGCGGGATGTGCTTCACGTTCCTGCTGGCGCAAGGCAAGGCCGTGGGCACGTCGCTCAAGGAAGAGGAGTGGGTCGAGCGCGCGGCGGCCATGATCGCCAAGGCCGAGGAGTGCGGCGTCAAGCTGCTGCTGCCGGTGGACGTCGTGTGCGCCGACCGCTTCGCCGAAGATGCCGAAACGCTCACGGTTTCGGTCGACGACATCCCCGGTGATATGATGGGCCTCGATATCGGGCCCGAGACGGCGAAGCTCTACGCCGACGCCGTGGCCGAGGCCCAGACCGTGTTCTGGAACGGCCCCATGGGCGTGTTCGAGATGGCGGCGTTCGAGGCCGGCACGAAGGCCGTGGCCGACGCCGTGGCCGCCAACGCCGATGCGGACACCATCATCGGCGGCGGCGACAGCGTGGCCGCCGTCAACAAGTTCGACCTGGCCGACCGCATGACGTTCATCTCGACCGGCGGCGGCGCCTCCATGGAGCTCGTGCAGGGCGAGGCGCTCCCGGGCGTGGAGGCATTGAGGAAGTAG
- the gap gene encoding type I glyceraldehyde-3-phosphate dehydrogenase — translation MAIKVGINGFGRIGRLAFRAMVNDPEIEVVAVNDLGDIPTMAHLLKYDSIHGRAFDTVEVTEDGFVADGHAVKVLSEREPANLPWGELGVDVVVESTGFFTDGTKAKAHLDAGAKKVVISAPAKNEDITIVMGVNDDQYDPEKHNIISNASCTTNCLAPFAKVLMDNFGIKRGYMNTIHSYTNDQKILDLPHKDLRRARAAAMSMIPTTTGAARAVSLVLPELKGKLDGFATRVPTPDGSMVDLTVELEKDATAEEINAAMKAAAEGPLKGILEYTEDPIVSIDIVDNPHSSIFDSKLTMVLGGEGNFVKCISWYDNEWGYSNRVKDLVKILL, via the coding sequence ATGGCAATCAAAGTAGGCATTAACGGATTCGGTCGCATCGGCCGCCTGGCGTTCCGCGCGATGGTGAACGATCCCGAGATCGAGGTCGTGGCAGTGAACGACCTCGGCGACATTCCGACGATGGCCCACCTGCTCAAGTACGATTCCATCCACGGGCGCGCCTTCGACACGGTCGAGGTCACCGAGGACGGCTTCGTGGCCGACGGCCATGCGGTCAAGGTGCTCTCCGAGCGCGAGCCGGCCAACCTGCCCTGGGGCGAGCTGGGCGTCGACGTCGTCGTCGAGTCCACGGGCTTCTTCACCGACGGCACGAAGGCCAAGGCGCACCTCGACGCGGGCGCCAAGAAGGTCGTCATCTCCGCGCCGGCCAAGAACGAGGACATCACCATCGTCATGGGCGTGAACGACGACCAATACGATCCCGAGAAGCACAACATCATCTCGAACGCCTCCTGCACGACGAACTGCCTGGCCCCCTTCGCGAAGGTGCTCATGGACAACTTCGGCATCAAGCGCGGCTACATGAACACGATCCACTCCTACACGAACGACCAGAAGATCCTCGACCTTCCCCATAAGGACCTGCGTCGCGCCCGCGCGGCCGCCATGTCGATGATCCCCACCACCACGGGCGCCGCCCGCGCGGTGTCGCTCGTGCTGCCCGAGCTCAAAGGCAAGCTCGACGGCTTCGCCACGCGCGTTCCCACGCCGGACGGCTCGATGGTCGACCTCACGGTTGAGCTTGAGAAGGACGCCACCGCCGAGGAGATCAACGCCGCGATGAAGGCCGCCGCCGAAGGCCCGCTCAAGGGCATCCTGGAGTACACCGAGGACCCGATCGTCTCCATCGACATCGTGGACAACCCGCACTCCTCCATCTTCGACAGCAAGCTCACCATGGTGCTGGGCGGCGAGGGCAACTTCGTCAAGTGCATCTCCTGGTACGACAACGAGTGGGGCTACTCGAACCGCGTGAAGGACCTCGTCAAGATTCTTCTCTAG
- a CDS encoding transposase — translation MARPARAASESGYYHVVLRGNGKQLLFEDDIDRHAFVYMAAEQLAKRGIDVIAWCLMDNHVHLLLRDVDMQLSGAMHALATKYAQYFNRRNGHSGHVFQGRFGSFPVNDDAYMLEAVRYIHDNPAKAGVSAASEYWWSSYREYVGRAKLTDTSIVLDMLGGVDAFVAFQAAGADKPYRIAGGHRIAVDEAGEVAAVALSASCGCAIGEVKALPKASRDECLAALRDAGLSMRQIERLTGIGRKTIARATDNGPKGA, via the coding sequence ATGGCGCGTCCGGCGAGAGCCGCTTCCGAATCGGGCTATTACCATGTGGTGCTTCGGGGGAACGGCAAGCAGCTTCTCTTCGAGGACGACATCGACCGGCATGCCTTCGTCTACATGGCTGCGGAGCAGCTCGCGAAAAGGGGCATCGACGTCATCGCGTGGTGTCTCATGGACAACCACGTGCACTTGCTGCTTCGTGACGTCGATATGCAGCTGAGCGGGGCGATGCACGCTCTTGCGACGAAGTACGCCCAATACTTCAACCGAAGAAACGGGCATTCGGGACACGTGTTCCAAGGGCGTTTCGGCAGTTTTCCCGTCAACGATGACGCCTATATGCTCGAAGCTGTTCGTTACATTCACGACAACCCTGCGAAAGCGGGCGTTTCCGCGGCCTCCGAGTATTGGTGGAGCAGCTATCGCGAATATGTCGGAAGGGCTAAGTTGACGGATACCTCGATCGTTCTGGACATGCTTGGCGGGGTCGATGCGTTCGTGGCGTTCCAAGCTGCGGGCGCTGACAAGCCCTATCGTATCGCCGGTGGGCACCGCATTGCGGTCGACGAGGCGGGCGAAGTCGCGGCCGTCGCGCTGTCGGCGTCGTGCGGGTGCGCGATTGGCGAGGTGAAGGCGCTTCCGAAGGCGAGCAGGGACGAGTGCTTGGCCGCCCTTCGCGACGCCGGCCTGTCCATGAGGCAGATCGAGCGCCTTACGGGTATCGGCCGCAAAACCATCGCTCGCGCGACCGACAATGGCCCCAAAGGTGCCTGA
- the whiA gene encoding DNA-binding protein WhiA — protein sequence MSFTAEVKDELARVPPVCSHCEKATLAALVRIEGTLFFSGQGKYRIEIATDVPSVARLIIKLLHELYHLETNLTVRRSVLHKTPNYLIEAPSQPRLAPALADMGVLSPDGGLELGLKGDLVEKQCCCAAYLRGAFLGSGFVSDPRGDFHFEITVENEDLAEGLVDLLDRKGIHARVMQRRSSYMVYLKSGSAILEFLAFAGAHQSALAMENARVIKSVRNDVNRMTNAEIANQAKAANASVDQLYAIRVVLEAHGMENLPPALQDFIKLRVTYPDATLKELGERANPPLSKSAVYHRVRRIEQMAKEVQG from the coding sequence ATGTCGTTCACGGCGGAGGTAAAGGACGAGCTCGCCCGCGTCCCCCCGGTGTGCTCGCACTGCGAGAAGGCCACGCTGGCGGCGCTCGTGCGCATCGAGGGCACGCTGTTCTTCAGCGGCCAGGGCAAGTACCGAATCGAGATCGCCACCGACGTGCCGTCCGTGGCGCGCCTCATCATCAAGCTCCTGCACGAGCTGTACCACCTCGAGACGAACCTCACGGTGCGCCGCAGCGTGCTGCACAAGACGCCGAACTACCTCATCGAGGCGCCTTCGCAGCCCCGTCTCGCGCCGGCGCTCGCGGACATGGGCGTGCTGTCGCCGGACGGCGGCCTCGAGCTGGGGCTCAAGGGCGACCTCGTGGAGAAGCAGTGCTGCTGCGCTGCCTACCTGCGCGGAGCGTTCCTCGGCAGCGGCTTCGTGTCCGACCCGCGCGGCGACTTCCATTTCGAGATCACCGTGGAGAACGAGGATCTGGCCGAGGGCCTCGTCGACCTGCTCGACCGCAAGGGCATCCATGCGCGCGTCATGCAGCGGCGCAGCTCCTACATGGTGTACCTCAAAAGCGGCAGCGCCATCCTCGAGTTCCTCGCGTTCGCCGGCGCGCACCAGAGCGCGCTGGCCATGGAGAACGCACGTGTCATCAAAAGCGTGCGCAACGACGTGAACCGCATGACGAACGCCGAGATCGCGAACCAGGCCAAGGCCGCGAACGCCTCGGTCGACCAGCTGTACGCCATCCGGGTGGTGCTCGAGGCCCACGGCATGGAGAACCTGCCGCCCGCGCTGCAGGACTTCATCAAGCTGCGCGTCACATATCCCGACGCCACGCTCAAAGAGCTGGGCGAGCGCGCGAACCCACCCCTGTCGAAGTCGGCCGTCTACCACCGCGTCCGCCGCATCGAGCAGATGGCGAAGGAGGTCCAAGGCTAG
- a CDS encoding gluconeogenesis factor YvcK family protein: protein MSARPFTHDPSATAAFAALSDSRPVVARDERLRVVVIGGGTGAPVSIRTLLSMGLETSAVVAMADDGGSTGILREEADVTPPGDVRKCIAAMAADPKDPLTKAFKYRFSFARNHTLGNLMLSALEDAAGSFPEAISICERLLDARGHVYPSTLDRVTLVARTRDGRSLEGQAVACHSRTALECVGLRSAHEVVPYQPALDAIRDADLIVLGPGSLFTSIIPNLLVPGVVDAIRASKGSTLFVCSLADMQGETWGLTAREHVEALMDHGMRGLLDYVLVHTPVTLRPDSPATGVFTAVTGADSEHASTADLDDLVLSGRIRPVRVCYQDVKAIQAQGPVVIARDLVDPLHPTWHDPAALRDAFAGVLKLCRSRRR, encoded by the coding sequence ATGTCCGCCCGCCCGTTCACCCACGATCCATCGGCCACGGCCGCGTTCGCCGCGCTGAGCGACTCCCGTCCCGTCGTCGCCCGCGACGAGCGCCTGCGCGTCGTCGTCATCGGCGGCGGCACCGGCGCGCCCGTGTCCATCCGCACGCTTCTGTCCATGGGGCTCGAGACGAGCGCCGTCGTGGCCATGGCCGACGACGGCGGCTCCACCGGCATCCTGCGGGAGGAGGCGGACGTCACGCCCCCCGGCGACGTGCGCAAGTGCATCGCCGCCATGGCCGCCGATCCGAAGGACCCTCTGACCAAGGCGTTCAAGTACCGCTTCTCGTTCGCGCGCAACCATACGCTGGGCAACCTCATGCTGTCGGCCCTCGAGGACGCGGCGGGGTCGTTCCCCGAGGCCATCTCCATCTGCGAGCGGCTGCTCGACGCGCGGGGGCACGTGTACCCCTCCACGCTCGACCGCGTGACGCTCGTGGCCCGCACGCGCGACGGCCGCTCCCTCGAGGGCCAGGCCGTTGCCTGCCACTCGCGCACGGCGCTCGAGTGCGTGGGGCTGCGCTCCGCCCACGAGGTGGTGCCCTACCAGCCGGCGCTCGACGCCATCCGCGACGCCGACCTCATCGTGCTGGGCCCGGGTTCGCTGTTCACGTCCATCATCCCGAACCTGCTCGTCCCCGGCGTGGTGGACGCCATCCGCGCGTCGAAGGGATCCACGCTGTTCGTGTGCTCGCTCGCCGACATGCAGGGCGAGACCTGGGGCCTCACCGCGCGCGAGCACGTGGAGGCGCTCATGGACCACGGCATGCGCGGGCTGCTCGACTACGTGCTCGTGCACACCCCGGTCACGCTGCGTCCCGACAGCCCGGCCACGGGCGTGTTCACCGCCGTGACCGGCGCCGATTCCGAGCACGCCTCCACCGCCGACCTCGATGACCTCGTGCTGTCGGGCCGCATCCGCCCCGTGCGCGTCTGCTACCAGGACGTCAAGGCCATCCAGGCGCAGGGCCCCGTGGTCATCGCGCGCGACCTCGTGGACCCGCTCCATCCCACCTGGCACGATCCGGCCGCGTTGCGCGACGCGTTTGCGGGGGTGTTGAAGCTATGTCGTTCACGGCGGAGGTAA
- the rapZ gene encoding RNase adapter RapZ produces the protein MSEETAGKTADQATDLRHMPELVIVTGMSGAGRTEAMHSFEDLGYFCVDNLPSSLIGNLLELTGMPGQPDEKRRLAVVCDARNRDFFESLAGELKKLKELGIDYRILFLDAADEKLVARYKSSRRRHPLCADGASIAQGIERERDLLFEVRENAHHVIDTTSMLPPQLRSAIRALFAPGEERTGLSVTVYSFGFKHGAPLDADLVMDVRFLPNPYYEPQLRGLTGLDKPVRDFVLYRPETEEFQEKWRALLDCVMPGYVAEGKQQLAIAVGCTGGQHRSVALAESTADYLKAKGYRVSIAHRDLSLAEGGDASARPSAAAGR, from the coding sequence ATGAGCGAAGAAACCGCAGGCAAGACGGCAGACCAGGCCACCGACCTGAGGCATATGCCCGAGCTCGTCATCGTCACCGGCATGAGCGGCGCGGGCCGCACCGAGGCCATGCACTCGTTCGAGGATCTCGGCTACTTCTGCGTGGACAACCTGCCCTCCAGCCTGATCGGGAACCTGCTAGAGCTCACCGGCATGCCCGGCCAGCCCGACGAGAAGCGCCGCCTCGCCGTGGTGTGCGACGCGCGCAACCGCGACTTCTTCGAAAGCCTCGCCGGCGAGCTGAAGAAGCTCAAGGAGCTGGGCATCGACTACCGCATCCTGTTCCTGGACGCCGCCGACGAAAAGCTCGTCGCGCGCTACAAGTCCAGCCGCCGCCGTCACCCGCTGTGCGCCGACGGCGCGTCCATCGCCCAGGGCATCGAGCGCGAGCGCGACCTGCTGTTCGAGGTGCGCGAGAACGCCCACCATGTCATCGACACCACGTCCATGCTGCCGCCGCAGTTGCGCTCGGCCATCCGCGCGCTGTTCGCACCGGGCGAGGAGCGCACGGGGCTGTCGGTCACCGTGTACTCGTTCGGCTTCAAGCACGGAGCGCCGCTGGACGCCGACCTCGTCATGGACGTGCGCTTCCTGCCGAACCCCTACTACGAGCCCCAGCTGCGCGGCCTCACGGGCCTCGACAAGCCGGTGCGCGACTTCGTGCTGTACCGTCCCGAGACCGAGGAGTTCCAGGAGAAGTGGCGCGCGCTGCTCGACTGCGTCATGCCCGGCTACGTGGCCGAGGGCAAGCAGCAGCTGGCCATCGCCGTGGGCTGCACGGGCGGCCAGCACCGCAGCGTCGCGCTGGCCGAGTCCACCGCCGACTACCTCAAGGCGAAGGGCTACCGAGTGAGCATCGCGCATCGCGACCTCTCCCTCGCCGAGGGTGGCGACGCCTCGGCGCGCCCGAGCGCCGCCGCCGGCCGGTAG
- the uvrC gene encoding excinuclease ABC subunit UvrC, with amino-acid sequence MDELNETNNPAGPFGSDDGLGAADAGGVERLTGDASLGAGALRDDERLEREGRRRPALNRAAREHDAEAARAETGQRAKLERIKRELDSVPTLPGVYLWKDKSGQVIYVGKAKQLRARMRQYVNYQDERAKIPLLVDQIDSFDYIVVENEHESLVLEKNLINQHAPFFNADFKDDKSYPFIALTKGDVFPAIKYTREKHRPDTKYFGPYTDSRAARDMVDIARRVVPLCATSCADWRQLKRRLEKDPLALLDREARPCFDAHVGLGPGACCGGITPEEYRVNVKRIERFLSGQHREFIDELTEEMQTAAAELDFERAARIKARIDTINSLTDKQHAVSTRNLDADVVGLFREETVAGVHVFMVREGRIINSNEFVLDRGKDVPDDDLLHMFLLRYYDATTSIPHEVILRDEPEDKAAMEAWLTEKLASPHGAKVRITAPQKGEKAELVGMAETNAKHTLMRYKVRTNYDDKRINNALLQLESALALDEAPMRIECFDISTIHGSYTVASMVVFTNGKPDKNQYRRFKIKTPLDEANDFLSMQEVMSRRYAPERMADERFGSKPDLIILDGGKPQLSAALEMFERMGIDDIAMCGLAKRDEELFVPWQDTGPVVLPSGSASLYLVKQVRDEAHRFAITFHRELRGKGMTASILDDVTGMGPVRKKALLKHFKSFRNLKGATLEEIKEARVVPEEVAEELYRVLQQYNRDRKDERVVGGEADEAACPPAGEGPAAVASAVVDAAVEAAVQGASARTDTEG; translated from the coding sequence ATGGACGAACTCAACGAAACCAACAACCCCGCCGGCCCGTTCGGCTCCGACGACGGCCTCGGCGCCGCCGACGCGGGCGGCGTGGAGCGCCTGACAGGCGACGCCTCGCTCGGCGCGGGCGCGCTGCGCGACGACGAGCGCCTCGAGCGCGAGGGTCGCCGCCGTCCCGCGCTCAACCGCGCCGCGCGCGAGCACGACGCCGAGGCCGCGCGCGCCGAAACCGGCCAGCGCGCCAAGCTCGAGCGCATCAAGCGCGAGCTCGACAGCGTGCCCACGCTGCCGGGCGTGTACCTGTGGAAGGACAAGTCCGGCCAGGTCATCTACGTCGGCAAAGCGAAGCAGCTGCGCGCTCGCATGCGCCAGTACGTGAACTACCAGGACGAGCGTGCGAAGATCCCGCTTCTGGTCGACCAGATCGACAGCTTCGACTACATCGTGGTGGAGAACGAGCACGAGTCGCTCGTGCTGGAGAAGAACCTCATCAACCAGCACGCCCCGTTCTTCAACGCCGACTTCAAGGACGACAAGTCCTACCCCTTCATCGCGCTCACGAAGGGCGACGTGTTCCCGGCCATCAAGTACACGCGCGAGAAGCACCGCCCCGACACCAAGTACTTCGGCCCCTACACCGACAGCCGCGCCGCCCGCGACATGGTGGACATCGCCCGGCGCGTCGTGCCGCTGTGCGCCACGTCGTGCGCCGATTGGCGCCAGCTCAAGCGCCGCTTGGAGAAGGACCCGCTCGCGCTGCTGGACCGCGAGGCGCGGCCGTGCTTCGACGCGCACGTGGGCCTCGGCCCCGGCGCGTGCTGCGGCGGCATCACGCCCGAGGAGTACCGGGTCAACGTCAAGCGCATCGAGCGCTTCCTGTCGGGCCAGCACCGCGAGTTCATCGACGAGCTGACCGAGGAGATGCAGACCGCCGCCGCCGAGCTCGACTTCGAGCGTGCCGCGCGCATCAAGGCGCGCATCGACACCATCAACAGCCTCACCGACAAGCAGCACGCGGTGTCCACGCGCAACCTCGACGCCGACGTCGTGGGTTTGTTCCGCGAGGAGACGGTGGCGGGCGTGCACGTGTTCATGGTGCGCGAGGGCCGCATCATCAACTCCAACGAGTTCGTGCTCGACCGCGGCAAGGACGTCCCCGACGACGACCTCTTGCACATGTTCCTGCTGCGCTACTACGACGCCACCACGTCCATCCCGCACGAGGTCATCCTGCGCGACGAGCCCGAGGACAAGGCCGCCATGGAGGCGTGGCTCACCGAGAAGCTGGCCAGCCCCCATGGCGCGAAGGTGCGCATCACCGCGCCGCAGAAGGGCGAGAAGGCCGAGCTTGTGGGTATGGCCGAGACGAACGCGAAGCACACGCTCATGCGCTACAAGGTGCGCACGAACTACGACGACAAGCGCATCAACAACGCGCTTCTGCAGCTGGAGAGCGCGCTCGCCCTCGACGAGGCGCCCATGCGCATCGAGTGCTTCGACATCTCCACCATCCACGGCTCCTACACGGTGGCCTCGATGGTGGTGTTCACGAACGGCAAGCCCGACAAGAACCAGTACCGCCGCTTCAAGATCAAGACGCCGCTCGACGAGGCGAACGACTTCCTGTCCATGCAGGAGGTCATGAGCCGCCGCTACGCGCCCGAGCGCATGGCCGACGAGCGCTTCGGCAGCAAGCCCGACCTCATCATCCTCGACGGCGGCAAGCCGCAGCTGTCCGCGGCGCTCGAGATGTTCGAGCGGATGGGCATCGACGACATCGCTATGTGCGGCCTGGCCAAGCGCGACGAGGAGCTGTTCGTGCCGTGGCAGGACACGGGCCCCGTCGTGCTGCCCAGCGGCTCGGCGTCGCTCTACCTCGTGAAGCAGGTGCGCGATGAGGCGCACCGCTTCGCCATCACGTTCCACCGCGAGCTGCGCGGCAAGGGCATGACGGCCTCCATCCTCGACGACGTGACGGGCATGGGCCCCGTGCGCAAGAAGGCGCTGCTCAAGCACTTCAAGTCGTTCAGGAACCTGAAGGGCGCCACGCTCGAGGAGATCAAGGAGGCGCGCGTCGTGCCCGAAGAGGTGGCCGAGGAGCTGTACCGCGTGCTGCAGCAGTATAATAGGGATCGAAAAGACGAGCGCGTCGTGGGAGGCGAGGCCGACGAGGCCGCCTGCCCGCCCGCAGGCGAGGGCCCGGCGGCCGTCGCCTCCGCCGTGGTGGACGCCGCCGTCGAGGCGGCCGTGCAAGGCGCGAGCGCGCGTACGGATACGGAAGGATAG